A genome region from Brienomyrus brachyistius isolate T26 chromosome 23, BBRACH_0.4, whole genome shotgun sequence includes the following:
- the LOC125718769 gene encoding ataxin-1-like — protein sequence MKSNQERSNECLPPKKREIPSSNLPTQEKPVLVTPASELQRAENLAWLASVASGQEGGRQRSGTPAEADGPQSKPPCMSSSRQSRAPTPGPAATPLAAAYPPTVSQPGGTIQYAQLQPGLHLIGPPYGTPYAGYVPSQLVSPATASTQQRPLLDAYCVTQASKVEAQGHHPSPGRDSSPLPSHSSQYVQLTGSPRAVSSPQATFPLHLHSHPVVPQALTLGAPSQVMVQYPDGPTIKKEDSRPREVLNGELEKGRCYGLSPGSILAKQGSGAKGSLSQQQHYEARHIVLPTDYTQDTSSLRTSLMLLPNSHAGADPGRGQEKPVDKGGLCLSRPVSRTTSTSLNFPSPGPKTPHTVIQTSHGAADQLSLGLPSSGFYPAPVQPPIIGYITAGGGQQQQATSYHANLPQHLLIPGGQPIIIPVSGGRGVGSEMGQVSVTASQQFTHTPHTLVAAAPPKCERLEAAYHATAAAATAAVQAQLHLPLVPASPPVPSLPSLPPYFVKGSIIQLADGALKRVEDLKTEDFIQSAEISSELKIDSSTVERIDGSQAPNFAIIQFAVGEQRTQVSVEVLLEYPFFVFGQGWSSCCPERTTQLLELPCAKLSVGDVCVSLTLKNGSLREGQEPDGTGCIGLLLRPPKEAGPNGGRGGRHGEQKNGLGQRAGGTGGPSSRQPTPTNGDVNFEGKTVDGPSHPKLEASSAGRPAGRKRRWSAPESRKVEKTDDELPSTLPRPSFIPQEVKISIEGRSNIGK from the exons ATGAAGTCGAACCAGGAACGGAGCAATGAGTGCCTACCCCCAAAGAAGCGGGAGATCCCAAGCAGCAACCTGCCCACGCAGGAGAAGCCGGTGCTGGTGACCCCGGCCAGCGAGCTCCAGCGAGCAGAAAACCTGGCCTGGCTCGCCAGCGTGGCCAGTGGCCAAGAAGGGGGCAGGCAGCGCTCCGGTACCCCCGCCGAGGCTGACGGGCCCCAGAGCAAACCCCCCTGCATGTCGTCCTCCCGCCAGTCCAGGGCTCCCACTCCGGGGCCAGCGGCGACGCCTCTCGCGGCAGCCTACCCACCCACCGTGTCGCAGCCTGGCGGGACCATCCAGTACGCCCAGCTGCAGCCTGGCCTGCACCTCATCGGACCTCCCTATGGTACCCCCTATGCGGGCTACGTCCCCTCCCAACTTGTCTCCCCAGCAACAGCCTCGACTCAGCAGCGACCTCTGCTGGATGCTTATTGTGTCACACAGGCCAGCAAGGTCGAGGCACAGGGACACCATCCTTCCCCCGGCCGAGATAGTTCCCCCCTGCCTTCTCACTCGTCCCAGTACGTGCAGCTGACTGGCTCGCCGCGTGCAGTTTCGTCTCCACAGGCTACCTTCCCGCTACACCTCCACTCCCACCCTGTGGTCCCTCAAGCCCTGACCCTTGGCGCCCCTTCACAAGTCATGGTCCAGTATCCTGATGGGCCCACCATCAAGAAGGAGGACAGCCGGCCTAGAGAGGTGCTTAATGGGGAGCTAGAGAAGGGTCGGTGCTATGGCCTGTCGCCTGGCTCCATCCTGGCCAAGCAGGGGTCCGGGGCCAAGGGCTCCCTCAGCCAGCAGCAGCACTATGAGGCCCGGCACATTGTGCTCCCGACTGACTACACGCAGGACACCTCAAGTCTCCGGACCTCGCTCATGCTTTTGCCCAACAGCCATGCCGGCGCCGACCCAGGAAGGGGCCAGGAGAAGCCGGTTGACAAAGGTGGACTCTGCCTTAGCCGGCCTGTCTCCCGAACAACATCAACCAGCCTCAACTTCCCATCCCCGGGGCCAAAAACGCCCCACACAGTCATCCAGACAAGTCACGGCGCCGCCGATCAGCTCTCGCTGGGCCTCCCCTCTTCCGGTTTCTACCCAGCCCCCGTACAGCCCCCCATCATCGGGTACATCACCGCCGGCGGCGGCCAGCAGCAGCAAGCCACCAGTTACCACGCCAACCTGCCTCAGCACCTGCTTATCCCTGGAGGCCAGCCTATCATCATCCCCGTCAGCGGTGGCCGGGGGGTGGGATCGGAGATGGGGCAGGTCTCGGTCACGGCCTCCCAGCAGTTCACGCACACCCCCCACACCCTTGTGGCTGCTGCGCCTCCCAAATGCGAGCGCCTGGAAGCAGCGTATCACGCTACTGCTGCGGCCGCCACTGCCGCTGTACAGGCCCAGCTGCACCTGCCCCTGGTCCCGGCCTCGCCGCCTGTCCCGTCCTTGCCCTCGCTGCCCCCCTACTTCGTGAAGGGCTCCATCATCCAGTTGGCGGACGGTGCGCTGAAGCGGGTGGAGGACCTGAAGACGGAGGACTTCATCCAGAGCGCTGAAATCAGCAGCGAACTGAAGATCGACTCGAGCACCGTGGAGCGCATCGATGGCAGCCAAGCGCCCAACTTCGCCATCATACAGTTTGCTGTGGGGGAGCAGCGCACACAG GTGAGTGTGGAGGTCCTCCTGGAGTACCCTTTCTTCGTTTTCGGGCAAGGCTGGTCGTCCTGCTGCCCGGAGCGGACCACCCAGCTACTGGAGCTGCCGTGTGCGAAGCTGTCCGTGGGTGACGTTTGTGTTTCGCTGACCCTGAAGAACGGCTCCCTGAGGGAAGGACAGGAGCCGGATGGCACCGGCTGCATCGGTCTCCTGCTGAGACCCCCCAAGGAGGCGGGGCCCAACGGGGGCCGGGGAGGGCGTCACGGCGAGCAGAAGAATGGACTGGGCCAGCGGGCGGGTGGCACCGGTGGCCCCTCCAGCCGGCAGCCCACACCCACCAATGGGGACGTGAACTTCGAAGGGAAAACTGTGGATGGCCCCTCGCACCCTAAACTGGAGGCCAGCAGCGCCGGCAGACCGGCTGGCCGCAAGCGGAGGTGGTCTGCCCCAGAAAGCCGCAAGGTGGAGAAAACTGACGACGAATTGCCCTCGACTCTGCCCAGACCCTCTTTCATTCCTCAGGAGGTTAAAATTAGCATTGAAGGCAGGTCAAATATAGGCAAGTGA